In Paenibacillus sp. FSL M7-0420, a single genomic region encodes these proteins:
- a CDS encoding cation diffusion facilitator family transporter → MENYSDIKQSEKGAWLSLLAYILLSAVKLFIGTVSGSQALLADGLNNSTDIIASLAILTGLRISRRPPDSNHGYGHFRAETVAALVASFIMIAVGFQVLYQGVNKFIQPALETPDLIAAWTAAACAVVMIAVYRYNIRLARNLNSNAMHAVAQDNRSDALVSMGAFVGIIGSQFGIPWLDPLTATIVGLLICKTAWDIFRKATHDLTDGFDAGKLELMKQTVAEIDGVESIKDIKARIHGNNVLVDTTVLVDSNLNVVQSHDITEEIEDQLKDRHQVSTVLVHIEPM, encoded by the coding sequence CATACATACTCTTATCTGCCGTCAAATTATTCATAGGAACGGTGTCAGGCTCTCAGGCACTCCTGGCTGACGGGCTGAATAACAGCACCGACATTATTGCTTCCCTGGCCATTCTGACCGGACTTCGGATTTCCCGCAGACCCCCGGATTCGAACCATGGCTATGGTCATTTCAGAGCAGAGACAGTTGCCGCACTGGTTGCCTCTTTTATCATGATTGCTGTAGGCTTCCAAGTGCTCTATCAGGGTGTGAACAAATTCATTCAGCCAGCGCTGGAGACCCCTGATCTGATTGCCGCATGGACGGCAGCTGCCTGTGCTGTGGTTATGATCGCAGTCTACCGTTACAACATCAGGCTTGCCCGTAACCTGAACAGCAATGCCATGCATGCAGTGGCGCAGGATAACCGTTCGGATGCACTGGTCAGTATGGGGGCCTTCGTCGGGATTATCGGCTCACAGTTCGGCATTCCCTGGCTAGATCCGCTCACAGCCACGATTGTCGGATTGCTGATCTGCAAGACGGCCTGGGATATTTTCCGCAAAGCTACACATGACCTCACCGACGGCTTCGATGCCGGTAAGCTTGAGCTGATGAAGCAGACGGTCGCGGAGATTGATGGCGTGGAGTCGATTAAGGATATCAAGGCCCGTATTCACGGCAATAATGTATTGGTGGATACCACAGTGCTGGTGGATTCCAATCTGAATGTGGTGCAGAGTCACGATATTACGGAGGAGATCGAAGATCAGCTTAAGGACCGTCATCAGGTCTCTACCGTACTTGTCCATATCGAACCGATGTGA
- a CDS encoding NUDIX hydrolase — MPNQPVKGSNGLSEEQFLQNYNAGSYERPSVTVDMLIFTVMEQEQNNYRKLADKSLQLLLIQRGEHPFLGQWALPGGFVGISESVEEAARRELYSETNIDNIYMEQLYTWGDVDRDPRMRVISCSYMALVDRKALDVQAGDDAAAAAWFDVSYHILETRREVLEQDVRQETLVEIILESEQEKLSGVVKLTETIQGHVRQVSREIVRSTGFSFDHLLMVQYAIERLRGKAEYTDIIFNLMPPLFTLSELQRVYEIILGKELLAAAFRRKIAERVIETDQSTRDAGHRPSKLYRYNREWNLF; from the coding sequence ATGCCAAATCAACCGGTCAAAGGTTCTAACGGCTTAAGCGAGGAGCAATTCCTGCAGAATTATAATGCGGGCAGCTACGAACGTCCGTCTGTCACCGTCGATATGCTGATTTTCACCGTGATGGAACAGGAGCAGAATAACTACCGCAAGCTGGCGGATAAGTCCTTGCAGCTCTTGCTGATTCAGCGCGGGGAGCATCCTTTTCTGGGACAATGGGCCTTGCCGGGAGGGTTCGTGGGGATCAGTGAGAGCGTAGAAGAAGCTGCCCGCCGGGAGCTGTACAGCGAGACTAATATCGATAATATCTACATGGAGCAGCTGTATACCTGGGGCGATGTGGACCGTGATCCGCGGATGCGGGTAATCAGCTGCTCCTACATGGCGCTCGTGGACCGCAAGGCTCTGGACGTACAGGCAGGGGATGATGCAGCCGCAGCTGCCTGGTTCGACGTTTCGTACCACATTCTGGAGACCCGCCGCGAGGTGCTGGAGCAGGACGTCCGCCAGGAGACACTGGTGGAGATTATACTGGAGAGTGAGCAGGAGAAGCTAAGCGGGGTGGTCAAGCTTACCGAGACGATTCAAGGGCATGTCCGGCAGGTCAGCCGTGAGATCGTGCGCAGCACAGGGTTTTCTTTTGACCATCTGCTCATGGTGCAGTATGCCATCGAACGTCTGCGCGGCAAGGCGGAATATACCGATATTATCTTCAATCTCATGCCGCCGTTGTTCACCTTGTCCGAGCTGCAGCGTGTGTATGAGATTATCCTCGGCAAAGAGCTGCTCGCCGCCGCCTTCCGCCGCAAAATCGCAGAGCGGGTCATTGAGACGGATCAGAGCACCCGGGATGCCGGACACCGTCCCTCGAAGCTGTACCGGTATAACCGGGAATGGAATTTATTTTGA
- a CDS encoding bacteriohemerythrin, with translation MISWKDSYDIGVEKIDCQHRQLLVKLNDFFEACSNQQGKEKIEETLKFLKDYTVEHFGSEEQLMKDISFPELSEHQKTHAEFVQTVLELEETIKTKGVSVLSTIKLNRTLTDWLINHIHKCDKLIGECIAAKGNRAV, from the coding sequence ATGATTAGCTGGAAGGATTCGTATGATATCGGAGTAGAAAAGATTGATTGTCAGCACAGACAGCTGCTGGTGAAGCTGAATGATTTTTTTGAAGCCTGCAGCAACCAGCAGGGCAAAGAAAAAATCGAAGAAACGCTGAAGTTCCTCAAGGACTATACCGTGGAGCATTTCGGCAGTGAAGAGCAGCTGATGAAGGATATCAGCTTCCCGGAGCTGTCGGAACACCAGAAGACGCACGCTGAGTTCGTGCAGACGGTGCTGGAACTGGAGGAGACGATCAAGACCAAGGGCGTATCCGTGTTATCCACAATCAAGCTGAACCGGACGCTGACAGACTGGCTGATCAATCATATTCACAAATGCGACAAGCTAATCGGTGAATGCATCGCGGCCAAGGGCAACCGGGCGGTCTAA
- a CDS encoding HIT domain-containing protein, giving the protein MDCLGCRIANGLEPDLNIVYENEYITCVLDIDPFNEGHTLILPKKHYWDVDEMDAKTADTVMEASQKLSALLKYLYQPDGIRIIADGGKFNDLTHYHMHVLPRYEGDGLLWGEPLHPDGAGERLGETRRRMVEALVEREPMLKKAMDTLEFLSQDAAARMAYDARMKALSDEHSSIESAEEKGRAESSREIAIRLLDRGIDLQTISEATGLSVEDIKGLRQ; this is encoded by the coding sequence ATGGATTGCCTGGGGTGCAGAATTGCGAACGGGCTTGAGCCTGACCTGAATATCGTCTATGAGAATGAATATATCACCTGTGTACTCGATATCGATCCCTTCAATGAAGGCCATACCCTGATTCTGCCGAAAAAGCACTATTGGGACGTCGATGAGATGGATGCGAAGACTGCAGATACTGTCATGGAGGCTTCACAGAAGCTCTCCGCGCTGCTCAAATATCTGTACCAGCCGGACGGGATCAGAATCATTGCCGACGGCGGTAAATTCAATGATCTGACCCACTATCATATGCATGTGCTTCCCCGGTATGAGGGGGACGGGCTACTGTGGGGAGAACCGCTGCACCCGGACGGAGCCGGGGAACGGCTGGGCGAGACGAGACGGAGAATGGTAGAAGCGTTAGTAGAGAGAGAACCTATGCTGAAAAAAGCGATGGACACACTAGAGTTTCTAAGTCAGGACGCGGCAGCGCGAATGGCTTATGATGCCCGCATGAAGGCGCTGAGCGATGAGCATTCCAGTATTGAAAGTGCTGAAGAAAAGGGTAGAGCGGAGTCAAGCAGAGAAATAGCTATCAGGCTTCTGGATCGCGGCATAGACCTGCAAACCATTTCCGAAGCCACCGGCTTATCGGTTGAAGACATTAAGGGACTGAGACAATAA
- a CDS encoding metallophosphoesterase, producing the protein MRMLAGAAVMVLVLGLVNVYIGWHLSVLLQAWLPGMNTAAYWTIFLVISFSYMIGRVPLPQALRPVGRLFKVIGSYYLACMEFAVIMLPLTDLFYGVLALAGANLSAFVTEAGTTLLVLLAIFLIWGSRNAWSTVVRTHRLKVDKSIGTSVPLTVAVASDLHLGNIVGNRHLRRMVREMNAMNPDIILLAGDVLDDSIEPFLRNGMEQQLKQLKARYGVYAVLGNHEYYGGSIAQYTQVMRSVGIQVLQDEVVETSGVYVVGRKDKTAEAMEAGGRLSVEALLEGLDRSKPILMMDHQPTGFGIASQAGVDVLLSGHTHRGQIAPNHWITRRLFELDWGYLLKNKLHVIVSSGYGTWGPPIRLASRSELIKLELVLDGSMSYGEDKVSAAAKPVLI; encoded by the coding sequence ATGCGGATGCTGGCCGGGGCTGCGGTCATGGTGCTGGTGCTTGGACTGGTGAATGTCTACATTGGATGGCATCTGTCCGTATTGCTCCAGGCATGGCTGCCGGGGATGAATACTGCTGCGTACTGGACTATCTTTCTTGTCATTTCCTTCTCTTACATGATTGGCCGGGTGCCGCTGCCGCAGGCGCTGAGACCGGTAGGCAGGTTGTTCAAAGTGATCGGCTCTTATTATCTGGCCTGTATGGAGTTCGCCGTGATCATGCTGCCGCTGACCGATCTGTTCTATGGTGTGCTGGCGCTCGCAGGCGCGAATCTCTCCGCATTCGTAACGGAAGCAGGGACTACACTGCTGGTATTGCTCGCAATCTTCCTGATCTGGGGATCACGCAATGCCTGGAGTACTGTGGTGCGGACCCACCGGCTTAAGGTGGACAAATCCATCGGAACCAGCGTTCCGCTGACGGTAGCTGTAGCCTCCGACCTGCATCTGGGCAACATTGTCGGCAACCGCCATCTGCGCAGAATGGTCAGGGAGATGAACGCGATGAACCCGGATATCATTCTGCTGGCCGGGGATGTGCTGGATGACAGTATTGAACCTTTTCTCCGCAATGGGATGGAGCAGCAGCTGAAGCAGCTGAAGGCACGTTATGGGGTCTACGCCGTGCTGGGGAATCACGAATACTATGGCGGATCGATTGCGCAGTATACGCAGGTTATGCGGAGTGTTGGGATTCAGGTGTTACAGGATGAAGTGGTGGAGACTTCAGGAGTTTACGTGGTCGGGCGCAAAGACAAGACGGCTGAAGCTATGGAGGCCGGTGGACGGCTCAGCGTGGAGGCTCTGCTGGAGGGTCTTGACCGCAGCAAGCCGATTCTAATGATGGATCATCAGCCGACAGGCTTCGGGATCGCTTCGCAGGCTGGAGTGGATGTGCTGCTGTCGGGACATACCCACCGGGGGCAAATTGCACCGAATCACTGGATTACCCGGCGCCTGTTCGAACTGGATTGGGGCTATCTGCTCAAAAACAAGCTGCATGTCATCGTCTCGTCCGGCTATGGAACCTGGGGACCGCCGATCCGGCTGGCCAGCCGCTCGGAGCTGATTAAGCTGGAACTTGTGCTGGATGGCAGCATGAGCT